The region AAAATTATTAAAACCAGGGACCCTATCTGCAGAATACGAGAAACAAATGGGAAAGTTGGTTGAAGAGCAATTAATAAAAATAGGGTTATTACAAGCAGAAGACGTTGCTAAACAAGATCCAGAACAACCCTTGTATAAGAAATATTATATGCATAATTCTGCGCACCATATTGGTTTAGATGTGCATGATGTTGGGTTGTATTCTCGACCATTTGAGGTCGGGATGGTACTGACTTGTGAACCCGGAATATATATACCGGAAGAAGGTATTGGGTGTCGTCTAGAAAATGATTATTTAATTACAGAGGATGGTAATCGTAACCTAACAGCAGCGATGCCAATTGAAATAGAAGACATTGAATTAATAATGAAAAAAAACAATTAAACGATGATGACATTAGGATTAGGAGGCTCTACAATTGAAGCCGAATTAGCAGCAATACAACCTAAAGCACACACCGTGCAACCCATACAAAGTGATGCTTACCCAAAGCGTATAAAACGCGCTTTAGAACTCATGGCAACCCAAAATATCTCGGCCATGTATTTAAACGCAGGTACAAACTTATATTATTTTACAGGAACAAAATGGAGTGCTAGCGAGCGTATGGTTGGAGCTTTACTATTGCCGGATGGTACAATTCATTATATAGCGCCTCATTTTGAAGAAGGTACCATTTTAGATTTTATGGAATTTGAAGGGCCAATTCATGGGTGGGAAGAACATGAAAGTCCGTTTGAGTTATTAATTTCCATTTTAAAAGAAAACGGAATTAGCAATGGCAAAATAGCTATGGATGAAGTAACGCCATTCTTTATTATTGATGGTGTTTTAAATTGTCAATCAGATTATACATTAGTTAACGCGAAACCCATTACAGCAGGTTGCCGAATGATTAAATCTGATGAAGAAATTGCAATTATGCAGGTGGCTATGGATATTACTATGGAAATTCATAAGGCCGTGGCACGTATTTTAAAGCCTGGTATAGCAGCCCAAACGGTAGTCGATTTTATTAATGAAGCGCATAAACGCTACGGGGCTCCTGCAGGATCTTATTTTTGTATCGTGTTGTTTGGCGTAGATACATCATTTCCTCATGGTGTGAAAAAACCAAAAGATTTAGAAGAAAATGATGTTGTTTTAATAGACACGGGGTGTATGCTTCACAACTATATTTCAGACATAACAAGAACGTATGTTTATGGTGATATAACCGATGAACAACGTCGTATTTGGAATTTAGAACGAGAGGCTCAATTTTCGGCTTTTAATGCAGCTCAATTAGGACAAGCATGTGGTTCAATAGATGTGGCGGTGCGAAAAACATTAGAAGAAAATGGTTTAGGACCAGATTATAATTTACCAGGATTACCGCATAGAACAGGACATGGTATTGGGTTAGATATTCACGAATGGCCTTACCTTGTAAAGACAGATAAAACCATTTTAAAACCCGGCATGTGTTTTAGTAATGAACCTATGTTGGTGGTTCCAAATGCATTTGGTATTCGTTTAGAAGATCATATTTACATGACCGAGCAGGGACCAAAATGGTTTACAGAACCAGCCTATAGTATTGAAGATCCCTTTGGACTTTCAAAATAATTATAGGATTACATATAAAAAGCGGTAGTTAAAACATTTAACTACCGCTTTTTTAGGTAATAGGCACGAGTTTAAAACTAAGCTTTATTTGTGGTAAATGGTTTTAAACTGTATTTTCGCAAAACTAAAAATTAAAATCATGAGTGTACTTCAAATGTTACAGGAGCGCAGTAATTCAACTTGCGAATTCTGTGGTTCAAAAGATCAATTAAAACAATATATTATTCCGCCATCATTAAACGAAAATGTAGACAACAGTGTATTGGCTTGTAATACATGTTTAGATCAGATTGAAGGACATACAGATATGGATGTAAACCACTGGCGTTGTTTAAATGACAGTATGTGGAACGAGCATGTGGCGGTACAAATTACGTCTTGGAGAATGTTACAGCGTTTACGTGAAGAAGGTTGGCCAAAAGATTTAATAGATATGATGTATCTAGACGATGAAGCTATGGCTTTAGCCCGTGCTACTGGCGAACATGAAGATGAGAGTGCTAAAATTATCCATCGCGATGTAAATGGTATTGTTCTAGAAACTGGAGATGCTGTAGTGTTGGTAAAAGACCTAAAAGTAAAAGGATCAAGTATGGTTGCTAAACAAGGTACTGCCGTGAGAAATATTCGTTTAGATCATGAAAATGCTGAGTATATAGAAGGGAAAGTCGATGGGCAGCAAATTGTAATAATTACTAAATATGTGAAGAAACTTTAATATATTTTGATTTCACAATAAAAACACACAGGCTGTAACATTATGTTGCAGCCTGTGTGTTTTATTATATAATAGATTTCTGTTTTTTATAAAACGCTTCGGCTTGAAGCTGCATCAATTCCCGTGATTTTTTCTTTTTAAACTGATAATATTCGTCATCTTTTGCTATATCTGTATACACCTTATCATTTATGGCAGCATTTGTTTTTAATTGTAATTCTCGTTCGTAAACATGTTGAGCGACGACACTTTTCAATGCGGTTTCTTCATCTTCTAATTTAAAATCATACTCGCCCTTTTTTACTAATAATTTTGATAAAATTGGAGCGGTTTCAATACATAGAAACAGTAAAAATATAAAGAAAGAAGGAAGCCAAGGTAAAGTGTTTAAAGCTGTAATACGCGCCATTAGGCCTCCGTATTGGTCAAGAATAGGTTGAGAGTTTTTTACCTGCTCTTGATAAGCGGTTTGCAAGGCTTTAATGTCAGATTCAATAGCAGTGATTTTATGAGTATGGGTTGTTTTTAATTGTTGTAATTCTGCTAATGCAGCATCGTGTTTCTCTCGTTTTTCTTTATAAACAGGCCCTTTTCCTAGTTTATTAGTTCCTGAAGTGCCTTCGGCTTCTGTAATATATGTGTTGTAAAGCACATTAACCTCGGCTTCCTTATTGTCAATTTCAGCTGTAAGTGCCCCTATTTGAGCTTTTAAAGCCTCAATTTGAGGTGTGTACTGATTGGCTATTTGGTTTTTGTTAGCTAAGGTTAAATCGTTTTTTTGTTCTAATAATACTTGGTTTATTTCTTTCTCAAAAATCTTTAATTCTAAAGGTTTCGAGATAACTATGGCAATAATTAAGGCTAGAACTAATCGGGGTAAGACTTGGAGAAATTCATCTAGAAAAGAGGTTCTTTTTTTTAAGGTAGATACTATAAAACGGTCTAAGTTAAAAATTAGTAAACCCCAAATAAGTCCAAATATGATGGCGGTTATTGTATTTTCGAACACCATTTGTAGCGCAAAACCTGCAGCTATACTAGCCATAAGCGCTGTAAAAAATACGGTGGCACCTATGCCGGCATATTTGTTTTGCTCGCCATTAGAACACGTTTTTAAAATGGTTTGATCGGCTCCAGAACAGAGTATAAAGAATTGTTTTAACATGAGATTGATTTGATTGATGATTGCTATTAGAACGCGATTTTATACTAAATGTTACACGTTTAAGTCTTAATTTTTAAAATGTTATAAAAAAAGAAAGAAGTTTCAAGTGTTAGAAATGTTTTAATAGACTTAAGAATACTTTAATTGTACTATCTTTATGTGTTTTATTTCTATTAACTTTTTTTATGAAAAAATTATACTATAGTCTACTTTTTCTTCTTTTTAGTAGTGCGCTTGGTTATAGCCAATCGGTTGCAGATATTATAAATGCAGTAAGTTTAGATTCTCTCTCGCAAACGGTAAAAGAATTTTCTGGGGAAGTCCAAACGGTTGTTGGTGGGAATACGGTTACGATTTCAAATAGAAATTATAATAACAACAATTTGGCTGCGCAATATTTATTTGAAAAATTTGAGAGTTTAGAGCATACCACTGTAACTTATCAGTTAATGAATGGAGATGATAATAGACGAAATGTTATTGCCACACAATTGGGGACAACCCATCCAGAACGTGTTTATATGATATGCGCACATTACGATACGGTTAACGATTATTGTGCAGATGATAATGCAAGTGGAGTAGCTACTATTTTAGAAATAGCAAGATTGCTCTCTGGCCAATGTAAAGAGAATACTATTATCTATGCTCTTTGGGATGAAGAAGAGATTGGATTAATAGGCTCTAAATATTATGCTGAATTAGCAGAGAGTAACGGAGAATCTATTTTAGGGGTTTATAATATTGATATGATAGGTTATGATGGTGATGATGAT is a window of Formosa sediminum DNA encoding:
- a CDS encoding M24 family metallopeptidase produces the protein MMTLGLGGSTIEAELAAIQPKAHTVQPIQSDAYPKRIKRALELMATQNISAMYLNAGTNLYYFTGTKWSASERMVGALLLPDGTIHYIAPHFEEGTILDFMEFEGPIHGWEEHESPFELLISILKENGISNGKIAMDEVTPFFIIDGVLNCQSDYTLVNAKPITAGCRMIKSDEEIAIMQVAMDITMEIHKAVARILKPGIAAQTVVDFINEAHKRYGAPAGSYFCIVLFGVDTSFPHGVKKPKDLEENDVVLIDTGCMLHNYISDITRTYVYGDITDEQRRIWNLEREAQFSAFNAAQLGQACGSIDVAVRKTLEENGLGPDYNLPGLPHRTGHGIGLDIHEWPYLVKTDKTILKPGMCFSNEPMLVVPNAFGIRLEDHIYMTEQGPKWFTEPAYSIEDPFGLSK
- a CDS encoding PhnA domain-containing protein, encoding MSVLQMLQERSNSTCEFCGSKDQLKQYIIPPSLNENVDNSVLACNTCLDQIEGHTDMDVNHWRCLNDSMWNEHVAVQITSWRMLQRLREEGWPKDLIDMMYLDDEAMALARATGEHEDESAKIIHRDVNGIVLETGDAVVLVKDLKVKGSSMVAKQGTAVRNIRLDHENAEYIEGKVDGQQIVIITKYVKKL
- a CDS encoding DUF4407 domain-containing protein, with amino-acid sequence MLKQFFILCSGADQTILKTCSNGEQNKYAGIGATVFFTALMASIAAGFALQMVFENTITAIIFGLIWGLLIFNLDRFIVSTLKKRTSFLDEFLQVLPRLVLALIIAIVISKPLELKIFEKEINQVLLEQKNDLTLANKNQIANQYTPQIEALKAQIGALTAEIDNKEAEVNVLYNTYITEAEGTSGTNKLGKGPVYKEKREKHDAALAELQQLKTTHTHKITAIESDIKALQTAYQEQVKNSQPILDQYGGLMARITALNTLPWLPSFFIFLLFLCIETAPILSKLLVKKGEYDFKLEDEETALKSVVAQHVYERELQLKTNAAINDKVYTDIAKDDEYYQFKKKKSRELMQLQAEAFYKKQKSII